In a single window of the Actinomycetota bacterium genome:
- a CDS encoding acyltransferase, giving the protein MSATEALPRAEPQTAGGRVDHLPALDGIRGLGIPIVLLYHHNVTWLTGGVLAVSMFFTLSGFLITRLMIAEWERSGTVSLRRFYERRARRLFPSSFVVLLGVVVIWTAFPGSGRRLGFWEWFSGLTYWENTYLLVTGKDYGGLFGLANPVQHLWSLSLEEQVYLVFPLVVLALLAGRRTAAASWRLFAVLAALAGAGFLLGAWYESHGPLWASLPGIDAKCEGVACAYYATEVRAGEFFIGAAFAVLWMVWKGTPGLVRWLRRPRVQVASYALLALEVWLWWQVGYRNSWTEFFFPWGVLVNGLVVCALMAVASAHTGVSGPLSWKPLRYVGQITYTIYLVHWPVFLLFDSWRLDPSLPKVRLPVLGWETVDGFWLFWPKLALTMGIVLALYHLLEDPVRRRQRWIGWRLAPWLAAIAVVGTLVAAFGIDRRASANDALSALDSDALALQQAAIAGLADLAPDAPTSSAVDPELPARLLLVGDSQSWVLASGLEAWEAEHGVDLVPSPGVGCGIGENTPVRYLGIEQPERPGCTEWRTALPAIVDKLQPNLVVVVGGAADLSDRQIPGVDGWASIGEAAYDEWLVAQMEAFVDVVAAGGAPVLWLTHPHIEPQYQAGETGTPPFAEAEPQRMDRYNELIEQLAAADPRVLTADFASAVRAHPGGEFETDMRPDGAHIDLRHAPALVAWLDAAFRDAHAS; this is encoded by the coding sequence ATGAGCGCCACCGAAGCCCTGCCTCGCGCCGAGCCGCAGACGGCCGGTGGACGTGTCGATCACCTGCCCGCGCTCGACGGCATCCGTGGGCTCGGCATCCCGATCGTGCTGCTCTACCACCACAACGTCACGTGGCTGACGGGCGGCGTGCTGGCGGTCTCGATGTTCTTCACCCTTTCGGGCTTCTTGATCACGCGGTTGATGATCGCCGAGTGGGAGCGCAGCGGCACGGTCTCGTTGAGGCGGTTCTACGAGCGCCGCGCCCGCCGGCTGTTTCCCTCCTCGTTCGTGGTGCTGCTCGGCGTCGTCGTGATCTGGACGGCATTCCCCGGCTCCGGCCGTCGCCTCGGCTTCTGGGAGTGGTTCAGCGGACTCACGTACTGGGAGAACACCTACCTGCTCGTCACCGGCAAGGACTACGGCGGGCTGTTCGGGCTGGCGAACCCGGTGCAGCACTTGTGGAGCCTGTCGCTCGAAGAGCAGGTGTACCTGGTGTTCCCCCTCGTCGTGCTCGCGCTCCTGGCCGGCAGGCGCACGGCGGCGGCGTCGTGGCGGCTGTTCGCCGTGCTCGCCGCGCTGGCCGGCGCCGGGTTCCTGCTCGGGGCTTGGTACGAGTCCCACGGCCCCCTCTGGGCGAGCCTGCCCGGGATCGACGCCAAGTGCGAAGGCGTGGCCTGCGCCTACTACGCGACCGAGGTCCGTGCCGGGGAGTTCTTCATCGGCGCGGCGTTCGCGGTGCTGTGGATGGTGTGGAAGGGGACACCCGGACTCGTGCGGTGGCTGCGCCGCCCCCGCGTGCAGGTGGCCTCGTATGCACTGCTCGCGCTGGAGGTGTGGCTGTGGTGGCAGGTCGGCTACCGCAACTCGTGGACCGAGTTCTTCTTCCCGTGGGGCGTGCTCGTCAACGGCCTCGTCGTGTGCGCACTGATGGCCGTCGCGAGCGCTCACACCGGGGTCAGCGGGCCGCTGTCTTGGAAGCCGCTGCGCTACGTCGGCCAGATCACCTACACCATCTACCTCGTCCACTGGCCGGTGTTCCTGCTCTTCGACTCCTGGCGACTCGACCCGAGCCTGCCCAAGGTGCGGCTCCCCGTGCTCGGCTGGGAGACGGTCGACGGCTTCTGGCTGTTCTGGCCGAAGCTGGCGCTCACGATGGGCATCGTCCTCGCCCTGTACCACCTGCTCGAGGACCCCGTGCGCAGGCGGCAGCGGTGGATCGGTTGGCGGCTCGCGCCGTGGTTGGCGGCGATCGCCGTGGTCGGGACGCTGGTGGCGGCGTTCGGGATCGATCGTCGCGCGAGCGCGAACGACGCGCTGAGCGCCCTCGACAGCGACGCGCTCGCCTTACAGCAGGCGGCCATCGCCGGGCTCGCCGACCTGGCGCCCGACGCCCCGACGTCGTCGGCCGTCGATCCCGAACTGCCCGCCCGGCTCTTGCTGGTCGGCGATTCGCAGAGCTGGGTGCTCGCGAGCGGGCTGGAGGCCTGGGAGGCCGAACACGGGGTCGACCTGGTGCCGAGCCCTGGTGTCGGCTGCGGGATCGGGGAGAACACCCCGGTGCGCTACCTCGGCATCGAGCAGCCCGAACGGCCGGGTTGCACGGAGTGGCGCACGGCGCTGCCCGCGATCGTCGACAAGCTGCAGCCGAACCTGGTGGTGGTGGTCGGCGGAGCGGCCGATCTGAGCGACCGCCAGATCCCCGGTGTCGACGGCTGGGCCAGCATCGGCGAGGCCGCCTACGACGAGTGGCTCGTCGCCCAGATGGAGGCCTTCGTCGACGTGGTCGCCGCCGGCGGTGCGCCGGTGCTGTGGCTGACCCACCCGCACATCGAGCCCCAGTACCAAGCCGGCGAGACCGGCACCCCGCCCTTTGCCGAAGCCGAGCCGCAGCGGATGGACCGCTACAACGAGCTGATCGAGCAACTCGCCGCCGCTGACCCACGTGTGCTCACGGCCGACTTCGCGAGCGCCGTCCGCGCCCATCCTGGCGGCGAGTTCGAGACCGACATGCGCCCCGACGGCGCCCACATCGACCTGCGCCACGCGCCCGCGCTCGTTGCCTGGCTCGACGCCGCGTTCAGGGACGCACATGCGAGCTGA
- a CDS encoding enoyl-CoA hydratase/isomerase family protein: MGNVPASKDPDATSDATSDATSEATSDAVIVHTRPRPGIVQLTLNRPHKLNAMTSELVCSLHDHLAAIAVDPECRVVVLTGAGRGFCAGLDLGGYGTAPHTAHLGSTQTAFAVQKHIASLIPRLRSLPQPVIAAVNGAAAGGGFALVLGSDVRLAARSSKYNAAFVRIGLSACDIGTSWLLPRIVGAARAQELMLTGRVFGADEAYRIGLVVDLVDDHELLDVAYAKAEEIMLNTPFGVALTKEGMWSALEIPGLQAAIDVENRQQIMASATADHREAMAAFLERRPPTYHNA; the protein is encoded by the coding sequence ATGGGCAACGTGCCAGCATCGAAAGACCCCGACGCCACCTCCGACGCCACCTCCGACGCCACCTCCGAGGCCACCTCCGACGCCGTGATCGTCCACACCCGTCCGAGGCCGGGGATCGTCCAGCTCACGTTGAACCGCCCCCACAAGCTGAACGCGATGACCAGCGAGCTGGTGTGTTCACTGCACGACCACCTCGCGGCGATCGCGGTCGATCCCGAGTGCCGCGTCGTGGTGCTGACCGGCGCTGGGCGTGGGTTCTGCGCTGGACTCGACCTCGGTGGGTACGGCACCGCCCCTCACACCGCCCACCTCGGGTCCACCCAGACCGCCTTCGCGGTGCAGAAGCACATCGCGTCGCTCATTCCGCGGCTGCGCAGCCTCCCCCAACCGGTGATCGCCGCGGTCAACGGTGCCGCCGCCGGCGGCGGCTTCGCCCTGGTGCTCGGCTCCGACGTGAGGCTCGCGGCCCGCTCGTCGAAGTACAACGCCGCCTTCGTGCGGATCGGGCTCTCGGCCTGCGACATCGGTACCTCGTGGCTGCTGCCCCGCATCGTCGGCGCGGCGAGGGCGCAGGAGCTGATGCTCACCGGGCGCGTGTTCGGCGCCGACGAGGCATACCGCATCGGGCTGGTCGTCGACCTCGTCGACGACCACGAGCTCTTGGACGTCGCCTACGCGAAGGCCGAGGAGATCATGTTGAACACGCCGTTCGGCGTCGCCCTCACGAAGGAGGGCATGTGGAGCGCGCTCGAGATCCCCGGCCTCCAGGCGGCGATCGACGTCGAGAACCGTCAGCAGATCATGGCGAGCGCCACAGCCGACCACCGTGAAGCGATGGCCGCCTTCCTCGAACGCCGCCCCCCCACCTACCACAACGCCTGA
- a CDS encoding ABC transporter ATP-binding protein — MAGTGKAHLRSGEALLRVEDLVVEFPVGRTGLKVNAVSGISLDVMPGETLGVVGESGCGKSTTGRAIMQLPRPTSGSVVFEGTELTKMSGDPMREARTRMQMIFQDPISSLNPRRKVRDIVLEPLTIWKRGTKADQSARVDKVLDDVGIDPQRAAESQPHQFSGGQCQRISIARALVLDPTLIICDEPVSALDVSVQAQVLNLLEDLKRDYNLTLVFIAHDLAVVKNVSDRVAVMYLGKICEVAPSDDLYRLPAHPYTNVLLSSIPVADPEVATRRVAVEGEPPSPVLPPPGCRFHPRCPVAQERCAREEPTLREIAPAHFVACHFPLHGTPAA; from the coding sequence ATGGCCGGCACCGGCAAGGCACATCTGCGCTCCGGCGAAGCCCTGTTGCGCGTCGAGGACCTGGTCGTCGAGTTCCCCGTCGGGCGCACGGGGCTGAAGGTGAACGCCGTGAGCGGGATCAGCCTCGACGTGATGCCCGGCGAGACCCTCGGAGTCGTCGGCGAGTCCGGGTGCGGCAAGAGCACCACCGGCCGAGCGATCATGCAACTCCCCCGCCCGACGTCGGGTTCCGTCGTGTTCGAGGGCACCGAGCTGACGAAGATGAGCGGCGACCCGATGCGTGAGGCGCGCACGCGGATGCAGATGATCTTCCAGGACCCGATCTCGTCGCTCAATCCCCGGCGCAAGGTGCGCGACATCGTGCTCGAACCGCTGACCATATGGAAGCGGGGCACGAAGGCCGACCAGAGCGCCCGTGTCGACAAGGTGCTCGACGACGTCGGCATCGACCCGCAGCGCGCGGCAGAGAGCCAGCCGCATCAGTTCTCCGGCGGCCAGTGCCAGCGCATCTCGATCGCGCGGGCGCTCGTGCTCGACCCGACGCTGATCATCTGCGACGAGCCGGTGTCGGCACTCGACGTGAGCGTGCAAGCGCAGGTGCTGAACCTGCTCGAGGACCTGAAGCGCGACTACAACCTGACGCTCGTCTTCATCGCCCACGACCTGGCCGTCGTGAAGAACGTCAGCGACCGGGTAGCGGTGATGTACCTCGGCAAGATCTGCGAGGTGGCACCGAGCGACGACCTCTACCGGCTGCCGGCTCACCCCTACACGAACGTGCTGCTCAGCTCGATCCCCGTCGCCGATCCGGAGGTCGCGACCAGGCGGGTCGCCGTCGAAGGAGAACCGCCGTCACCGGTGCTGCCCCCACCGGGCTGCCGCTTCCACCCCCGCTGCCCGGTCGCGCAGGAGCGCTGCGCCCGCGAAGAGCCGACGTTGCGCGAGATCGCTCCCGCCCACTTCGTCGCCTGCCACTTCCCCCTCCACGGCACCCCCGCCGCGTAG
- a CDS encoding ABC transporter ATP-binding protein, with protein MSVTDLKTHFQTDRGLVRAVDGVTFSIDRGKALGIVGESGSGKTILSRSLMGLLPTRGTIRSGSVRFEGNELVGRSPKEMRGFWGAEMAMIFQDPMSSLNPLMKIGKQIAEPLTEHLRMTDKLAWETAERLLKDVRIPEAARRLNQYPHELSGGMRQRVMIAIALACGPTVLFADEPTTALDVTVQAQILDLINEQRRDRNMSLVLVTHDLGVVAGHTDEIAVMYGGKLVEKAPTRSLFAHMRMPYTEALLQSIPKLDAPSHTRLLAIPGRPPDLVNPPQGCRFAPRCIYARERCHEEEPPLVQAEIPEHTYACWYPVGSPEYFERRVEISRRGEAVGVGGDA; from the coding sequence ATGTCGGTCACCGACCTGAAGACGCACTTCCAGACCGATCGCGGGCTCGTTCGCGCGGTCGACGGGGTGACCTTTTCGATCGACCGTGGCAAGGCGCTCGGCATCGTCGGCGAGTCCGGGTCGGGCAAGACGATCCTCTCCCGGTCGCTGATGGGCCTGCTGCCGACGAGGGGCACGATCCGTTCCGGATCGGTGCGCTTCGAGGGCAACGAGCTGGTCGGGCGCAGCCCGAAGGAGATGCGCGGGTTCTGGGGTGCCGAGATGGCGATGATCTTCCAAGATCCGATGAGCTCGCTGAACCCGTTGATGAAGATCGGCAAGCAGATCGCCGAACCGCTGACCGAGCATCTGCGGATGACCGACAAGCTCGCGTGGGAGACCGCCGAGCGCCTGCTGAAGGACGTCCGCATCCCCGAAGCGGCCCGCCGGCTGAACCAGTACCCCCACGAGCTGTCCGGTGGCATGCGCCAGCGCGTGATGATCGCCATCGCCCTCGCTTGCGGGCCGACGGTGCTGTTCGCCGACGAGCCGACCACCGCGCTCGACGTGACGGTCCAGGCCCAGATCCTCGACCTGATCAACGAGCAGCGACGCGACCGCAACATGTCGCTCGTGCTCGTCACCCACGACCTCGGTGTCGTCGCCGGGCACACCGACGAGATCGCCGTGATGTACGGCGGCAAGCTCGTGGAGAAGGCGCCCACCAGGTCGCTCTTCGCCCACATGCGGATGCCGTACACCGAGGCGTTGCTGCAGAGCATCCCCAAGCTCGACGCGCCGAGCCACACTCGGCTGCTGGCGATCCCGGGGCGTCCGCCCGATCTCGTCAACCCGCCGCAGGGGTGCAGGTTCGCGCCGCGGTGCATCTACGCCCGTGAACGCTGTCACGAGGAGGAGCCACCGCTGGTGCAGGCCGAGATCCCCGAGCACACGTATGCCTGCTGGTACCCGGTCGGCTCACCTGAGTACTTCGAGCGCCGGGTCGAGATCTCCCGGCGCGGCGAAGCCGTCGGCGTGGGAGGCGATGCCTGA